Proteins from one Kazachstania africana CBS 2517 chromosome 1, complete genome genomic window:
- the DUG3 gene encoding glutamine amidotransferase subunit DUG3 (similar to Saccharomyces cerevisiae DUG3 (YNL191W); ancestral locus Anc_2.60) has protein sequence MCRFLIFKGKEPIRLSHLLTRPAHSIINQSFDSRLRLDTSRPMNGDGFGVAYYQEGIEDGPCTFKAITPAWNNLNLETLAEKTKSNLVCAHVRASTYGVLSETNCHPFTYHNLCFMHNGGISNFKKIKRKLLNHIKDEYLNFLQGSTDSECAFALFLDTLDKLGFDPSDKSGNFGHVALRSAMLNTIGYIKDWTKEATADNEPSLLNFAVTDGDTVIVSRYITSKTDEAASLHFSCGSSFIETAPGEYRMERLDRNQDVIMVASEPLTFERGDWTTVPTNSILTIKKQTILLHPITDEYYQEDPLYLRSSTLVEKKGFMGTIPLARAVEKNVPPLEREGRQRHSIASTTHLI, from the coding sequence ATGTGTAGATTTTTAATTTTCAAAGGTAAAGAACCGATACGTTTATCGCACTTATTGACGAGACCCGCACATTCTATCATCAACCAGTCTTTTGATTCTCGATTGAGATTAGATACGAGTAGACCCATGAATGGGGATGGATTTGGAGTAGCATACTATCAAGAAGGTATTGAAGATGGACCATGTACATTCAAAGCGATTACACCGGCGTGgaacaatttgaatttggaGACGTTGGCAGAAAAGACTAAATCTAATCTAGTGTGTGCGCATGTAAGAGCCAGTACGTATGGTGTACTATCAGAGACGAATTGTCACCCCTTTACATACCACAACTTATGTTTTATGCATAACGGTGGgatatcaaatttcaagaagataaaaaggaaattattgaatcaTATAAAGgatgaatatttaaatttcCTTCAAGGTAGTACAGATTCAGAATGTGCATTTGCATTGTTTTTGGATACGTTAGATAAACTTGGATTTGATCCCAGTGATAAAAGTGGTAACTTTGGACACGTAGCTCTAAGAAGCGCAATGTTAAATACAATAGGATATATAAAGGATTGGACCAAAGAAGCCACAGCTGATAATGAACCTTCATTACTAAATTTTGCTGTTACAGATGGTGATACGGTTATTGTGTCACGCTACATTACATCCAAGACAGATGAAGCTGCATCATTGCATTTCAGCTGTGGATCCAGTTTTATTGAAACTGCTCCGGGAGAATACAGAATGGAAAGGTTAGATAGAAATCAGGACGTGATCATGGTTGCCTCTGAACCTCTTACATTCGAAAGAGGTGACTGGACCACCGTTCCTACTAATAGTATCCTAACGATCAAGAAACAAACCATCCTATTGCATCCGATCACCGACGAGTATTACCAAGAGGATCCATTGTACCTAAGAAGCTCTACGTTGGTAGAAAAGAAGGGATTTATGGGCACAATTCCCCTTGCCAGAGCCGTCGAAAAGAATGTGCCACCACTCGAAAGAGAAGGAAGACAAAGACACAGCATTGCATCTACTACTCATCTCATATAA
- the CHS1 gene encoding chitin synthase I (similar to Saccharomyces cerevisiae CHS1 (YNL192W); ancestral locus Anc_2.58): MSNYHQNYSHGNGDQDQYNGAGNNLTSEEEERYYNNEEHLDTNYYNYSGAATNHNYGQQYGANEPPYSAANTGMAEDRSKSRIPSRRPPIPQNTLEGQSYENFLNSHPDNHIQTPQQAYTDVFVNNNQPTSSYQVLPEINIIQNTPNLLNQTNNAQPTYFNDTEYYFNNDHSGNNLISSNNSNNYSASILSNEEDTRPILNQNNIPLQSQGYVYDNDIERIYVDQNGDDYEINSYLGNHGEMVDPYNPNLEPLEEEFLIDHKDLGEYDITNERSFVSSSSSTSMEDGYDEEDKNRGLKRAGTEVRKFKLWRGNFVFDSPISKSLLHSYSTGVANEDILTNEFKFMRYQAVTCEPNEMAIRNFTVRQLKYLRPRETELMIVITMYNEDHILLGRTLKGVMDNIRYMIRKSNSTHWGPDAWKKIVVCVVSDGRAKINEKALALMSSLGCYQDGFAKDEINSEQVKMHLYEHTTMMNITDVTAEGLTLSCDQTTVPIQLLFALKEQNQKKINSHRWAFEGFAELLQPNIVTLLDAGTMPGKDSIYELWKEFKDPNVGGACGEIKADIGKMGSKLLNPLVASQNFEYKMSNILDKTGESNFGFITVLPGAFSAYRFVAVRGEPLKKYFYGETLENEGLKFFSSNMYLAEDRILCFEIVTKRDAKWLLRYSRSSSASTDVPERVPEFILQRRRWLNGSFFASVYSFCHFYRIWTSGHSLGRKILLNIEFAYLFFNTLMSWFSLSSFFLIFRILTLSIAVSYGQVFQVLSVIFFWLYGFSVFTTFILSLGNKPKSTEKYYVMTFIFFAILMVYLIFCSIFMIVKTFQDVLKDRNVTFKGLFSEETFADMLISVLSTYGLYIASSIICLQPWHMLTSFAQYLLLSPSYINILNIYAFCNVHDISWGTKGAVSKKPLGKINTKEDGTFKMEVLISSEEIQSNYSKYMNILQSKDASVEDGGNNNGGALTEEQKTGYYANVRSLVIIFWVLTNFAIVAAVLESGGISDYIAMRAATKVTDDVSSEEIMKPILTSRATVYFSVILWLVALSALLRFIGCIVYMIKRLLRRVTNF; the protein is encoded by the coding sequence ATGAGTAATTACCACCAGAACTATAGTCATGGAAATGGCGACCAGGATCAATATAATGGTGCTGGAAATAATCTGACCtctgaagaggaagaaagaTATTATAACAATGAAGAACACTTAGACACAAATTACTATAATTACTCTGGCGCTGCGACAAATCATAACTACGGTCAGCAGTACGGTGCTAATGAGCCGCCATATAGTGCTGCAAACACTGGAATGGCTGAGGATCGTTCCAAGTCAAGAATCCCATCGCGTAGACCTCCAATACCACAGAATACTTTAGAAGGGCAGTCGTATGAGAATTTTCTCAACTCGCATCCTGACAATCATATCCAAACTCCACAGCAGGCTTATACAGATGTCTTTGTCAATAATAATCAACCTACTTCTTCATATCAGGTACTACCTGAGATTaacattattcaaaatacaCCAAACCTTCTAAATCAAACCAACAATGCACAACCAACTTATTTCAATGATACGGAgtattatttcaataatgatcACAGCGGCAATAATTTAATATCCAGTAATAACAGTAATAATTATTCGGCGAGcatactttcaaatgaagagGACACGAGACCTATCCTAAATCAAAACAACATACCACTGCAATCACAAGGATATGTATATGACAATGATATTGAACGTATCTATGTGGACCAAAATGGAGATGATTATGAGATAAATTCATACCTTGGCAATCACGGTGAAATGGTGGATCCATATAATCCAAATTTAGAGCCTTTGGAAGAGGAATTCCTGATAGACCACAAGGATCTTGGTGAATATGACATTACAAATGAGCGATCATttgtatcatcatcttctagTACTTCAATGGAGGATGGATACGATGAGGAAGATAAAAACAGGGGTCTCAAAAGAGCTGGAACTGAAGtcagaaaattcaaactttGGAGAGGTAATTTTGTGTTTGATTCACCTATTAGTAAGAGTTTACTTCATTCTTATTCTACGGGTGTCGCGAATGAGGATATTTtaacaaatgaatttaaatttatgCGATATCAAGCAGTTACCTGTGAACCAAATGAAATGGCAATCCGGAACTTTACCGTAAGACAGTTGAAGTACCTAAGGCCAAGGGAGACAGAGTTAATGATTGTCATAACCATGTATAATGAAGATCACATATTACTTGGTAGAACGTTAAAAGGTGTCATGGATAATATACGATACATGATTCGTAAGAGTAATTCCACTCATTGGGGGCCAGATGcttggaaaaaaattgttgtaTGTGTTGTATCAGATGGTCGTGctaaaatcaatgaaaaagcGCTGGCTTTGATGAGTTCTCTTGGTTGCTATCAAGATGGGTTTGCGaaggatgaaattaataGTGAACAGGTTAAAATGCATCTTTACGAACATACAACTATGATGAACATTACGGATGTCACTGCTGAGGGATTGACGTTATCGTGTGATCAAACTACAGTCCCCATACAACTTTTATTCGCATTGAAGgaacaaaatcaaaaaaagatcaattcACACAGATGGGCATTTGAAGGTTTTGCTGAATTATTACAACCCAACATTGTTACGTTATTAGATGCTGGTACAATGCCTGGTAAAGATTCTATCTACGAACTTTGGAAAGAATTTAAGGACCCGAACGTTGGCGGTGCTTGCGGTGAGATTAAAGCAGATATCGGTAAAATGGGCtccaaattattgaatccTTTAGTTGCAtcacaaaattttgagtaTAAGATGTCAAATATCCTAGATAAGACAGGAGAATCCAATTTTGGTTTTATTACTGTTTTACCGGGGGCTTTCTCGGCATATAGATTTGTTGCTGTAAGAGGTGAGCCATTAAAGAAGTATTTCTATGGTGAAACTCTAGAAAATGAAGGTCTAAAATTCTTTTCCTCAAATATGTATCTTGCTGAAGATCGTATTTTATGTTTTGAGATAGTAACAAAGAGAGATGCAAAATGGTTATTAAGGTACTCAAGAAGCTCTTCGGCTTCTACTGATGTCCCTGAAAGAGTGCCTGAGTTTATTTTACAAAGAAGACGTTGGCTTAATGGTTCATTTTTCGCTAGTGTTTATTCATTCTGTCATTTTTATAGAATTTGGACTAGTGGTCATAGTTTGGGTCGTAAGATATTActaaatattgaatttgcaTACctatttttcaatacacTAATGTCGTGGTTTTCactatcatcatttttcttaattttcAGAATCCTAACCTTATCGATTGCAGTATCGTATGGTCAAGTTTTCCAGGTTTTATCtgtcatcttcttttggtTATATGGATTTTCGGTTTTCACTACGTTTATACTTTCACTAGGTAATAAGCCAAAGAGTACCGAAAAATACTACGTTATGacctttattttttttgccatATTAATGgtttatttgatattttgtaGTATCTTCATGATTGTGAAGACGTTTCAGGATGTTTTGAAAGATCGTAATGTTACATTCAAAGGTCTCTTTTCTGAAGAAACATTTGCTGATATGTTAATTTCCGTTTTATCGACATATGGTCTCTACATCGCCAGTTCCATAATATGTTTGCAACCATGGCATATGCTTACAAGTTTTGCTCAGTATTTGTTACTAAGTCCATCttatatcaatattttgaatatttacGCTTTTTGTAACGTTCATGATATATCATGGGGTACTAAAGGTGCAGTGAGTAAGAAACCATTGGGTAAGATTAATACAAAGGAGGATGGTACTTTTAAGATGGAGGTATTAATTTCAAGTGAAGAAATTCAATCGAATTATAGCAAATACatgaatattttgcaaAGCAAGGATGCTAGTGTAGAAGATGGTGGTAATAACAATGGTGGTGCATTAACAGAAGAGCAAAAGACCGGATACTACGCTAACGTTAGATCACTGGTAATCATTTTCTGGGTACTCACGAATTTTGCTATTGTTGCTGCAGTACTTGAATCAGGTGGTATAAGTGATTACATAGCCATGAGAGCAGCCACGAAAGTTACGGACGATGTGAGTTCGGAAGAGATAATGAAACCGATATTAACATCGAGAGCTACGGTGTACTTCAGTGTTATTTTATGGTTGGTAGCACTCAGTGCATTATTACGTTTTATTGGTTGTATCGTTTACATGATAAAGAGACTTTTAAGAAGAGTGACTAATTTTTAA
- the KAFR0A07660 gene encoding uncharacterized protein (similar to Saccharomyces cerevisiae YNL193W; ancestral locus Anc_2.57), with protein sequence MKRVKFGKKKNAQAKKKQLVTQDDYYEEAVLNEEQAERWLLSDIKKSLRFYLIAYNLYEVGLTTQEERTESCTYNICYNQTRLLLQIHTDYLANNGYINILRYINLEDIPDIEKILLELPDIISRLENVLSSFSEDNITWDLKFNLLTSYLSMVESSDLTRESVNLIDLCNRFIDLSQNLISSQINELKSWDSSSEGQDSNISTFQRDTLDSDNSVDRTRGTGILTGNNNEGDSSEMMEVSDQVTTDSLSELLTNCYKFSQSVMEFCIENVNSNDATINEVQNNYLVDLITKFLLYLDDVLSSILVEEKIEIKHEDLDIVRFAIEGLKIITVTNRPDELVTYINSASIEGIELNLSKIDLLEFAINQIDDEQKDVQWGLATLLNRILNDTRSRLSLSRNECIKTNSDLLSRMVFQLCDVTITSSDNELRRFAIRKRENSDANTEVLNILMKNAVTLVTNAMNIAEKSCGLQETIVDKLKRNYIFNQARLRSQLLQEITLKGQISISLDSETNVDQLKDHSFYKLFL encoded by the coding sequence ATGAAAAGAGTCAAGTTCggcaagaaaaagaatGCTCAagcaaagaagaaacaacTAGTGACACAGGATGATTATTACGAGGAGGCtgtattgaatgaagaGCAGGCGGAGAGATGGCTACTTTCGgatatcaaaaaatcaCTTAGATTCTATCTCATCGCATACAATCTATATGAAGTTGGGTTGACTACACAAGAGGAGCGTACTGAAAGCTGTACGTATAACATTTGTTATAACCAAACGCGGTTGCTGTTGCAAATACATACTGATTACCTTGCCAATAACGGCTATATTAATATCCTACGATATATTAATTTAGAAGATATTccagatattgaaaaaattttgctgGAATTACCAGATATTATAAGTAGATTGGAGAATGTGTTAAGCTCATTCAGTGAGGATAACATTACATGGGATCtgaaattcaatttattgacCTCATACTTATCCATGGTGGAATCATCCGATTTGACAAGAGAATCAGTCAATTTAATAGATTTATGCAATAGATTTATTGACTTATCGCAGAACCTAATCAGTAGCCAGatcaatgaattgaaaagcTGGGATTCGTCCTCGGAAGGACAAGATAGTAATATCTCTACATTTCAGAGGGATACTCTAGATAGCGATAATAGTGTCGATAGAACTAGAGGGACTGGCATATTAACAGGGAACAATAATGAGGGCGACTCCTCTGAAATGATGGAAGTTTCGGATCAGGTGACAACCGATTCTTTGAGTGAGTTATTAACAAATTGTTACAAGTTTTCTCAATCAGTCATGGAATTTTGCATTGAAAATGTGAATTCAAACGATGCCACGATTAATGAAGTTCAAAACAATTATCTAGTAGATTTAATCactaaatttttattatatctAGATGATGTCTTGTCTTCTATCCTagtggaagaaaaaattgaaatcaagCATGAGGATCTTGATATCGTAAGGTTCGCAATCGAAggtttgaaaataataactgTAACAAATCGTCCTGATGAGCTTGTAACTTACATCAATTCTGCCTCTATTGAAGGTatagaattgaatttgtctaaaattgatttattggAATTTGCCATAAATCAAATAGACGACGAACAGAAAGACGTTCAATGGGGCTTAGCCACTTTGTTGAACAGAATTTTAAATGATACTAGATCAAGGTTATctctttcaagaaatgaatGTATCAAAACGAACAGCGACCTATTGAGTAGAATGGTATTCCAATTATGTGACGTAACGATAACATCTTCAGATAATGAACTACGAAGATTTGCTATCAGAAAAAGGGAAAATTCAGATGCAAATACTGAGGTTTTGAAcatattaatgaaaaatgcCGTTACATTAGTGACAAACGCAATGAACATCGCGGAGAAATCATGTGGCCTACAAGAGACCATTGTTGACAAACTTAAgagaaattatatttttaacCAGGCTCGTTTAAGATCCCAACTGTTGCAGGAGATTACATTAAAGGGACAGATCTCCATTAGCCTCGATTCTGAGACTAATgttgatcaattgaaagaCCATAGCTTCTACAAGCTATTTTTATAA
- the KAFR0A07670 gene encoding uncharacterized protein (similar to Saccharomyces cerevisiae FMP45 (YDL222C) and YNL194C; ancestral locus Anc_2.55) translates to MEYKKLVHIVNLLFLLGAGLLSWFLILSGAREGGTLRKFYWFQAETTGFNDAPDSTRWYNYNWCGWDNGVANSYHCSSRRPAEPFSPRDNFGSNDIMPSTFLNNRDTYYYLSRVAWAMLLIGLFFIMLVIIPQIVNIFFSSRMIGFSAIAVAFSWAALFFILLAACLYTGCYEKARRAFKHDGRFARLGKNNFAFIWTTVFLLLVSSIWTTIDTAHVGYRYAKDGFSNNANNDTNNYDNAYYNSYPRAENDNNVVNDRTSSDSEPNEHTSPAQQPTFFTKMRTKKHVKKANASEPDEQQESQEITTVEHGPQGVVTDV, encoded by the coding sequence atggaataCAAAAAGTTAGTACATATtgttaatttattatttttactaGGCGCTGGATTATTATCTTGgtttttaatattatcagGTGCGAGAGAAGGTGGAACGTTAAGAAAATTCTATTGGTTCCAAGCTGAGACTACGGGATTCAATGATGCTCCAGACAGTACTAGATGGTACAACTATAATTGGTGTGGTTGGGATAATGGTGTAGCTAACAGCTACCATTGCTCGTCGAGAAGACCTGCAGAACCATTTTCTCCTCGCGACAATTTCGGTTCCAATGACATCATGCCAAGTACCTTTTTGAATAACAGAGATACTTACTACTATCTTTCAAGAGTTGCTTGGGCGATGCTACTAATTggtcttttcttcatcatgTTGGTCATTATCCCACAAATTGTAAATATCTTCTTTAGTTCAAGAATGATAGGATTTTCAGCAATTGCCGTTGCTTTCAGCTGGGCTGCTTTATTCTTCATTCTATTGGCAGCATGTCTCTATACTGGCTGCTATGAAAAGGCAAGAAGAGCTTTTAAGCATGATGGTCGGTTTGCCAGATTgggaaaaaataattttgccTTTATTTGGACTACAGTGTTCTTATTGCTAGTCAGCTCAATTTGGACAACCATCGATACTGCTCATGTTGGTTACAGGTACGCAAAAGACGGATTTAGTAATAATGCGAATAATGACACGAATAATTATGATAATGCTTATTACAACTCATATCCAAGGgcagaaaatgataataacgTGGTAAATGATCGTACTTCATCAGATAGTGAACCTAACGAACACACAAGCCCTGCTCAGCAACCCACTTTTTTCACCAAAATGAGAACGAAAAAACACGTCAAAAAAGCAAATGCATCTGAACCAGATGAACAGCAAGAAAGTCAAGAAATTACTACCGTTGAGCATGGTCCCCAAGGTGTCGTTACTGACGTCTAA
- the KAFR0A07680 gene encoding uncharacterized protein (similar to Saccharomyces cerevisiae YNL195C and HBT1 (YDL223C); ancestral locus Anc_2.54): MVTSKMSKIMIESLGEGQNAEDYINNPPENPNKVKGEQEHEPAPHQEYPPTHLYKDPSTTYPKMDENSYLPDDEDIHQGKTDIVPEGCPGERLFPNSGKVGIPGCGKGEPNAQHSKMNTNFDANELVESKMNEETCPMGYQNTSIPGFEGHHTPIPGAGKPNPEPHKNEPWHLIPENYQGQQTQDSGTTSGTGAGMAMGGAAGAAGAASANTLKGGFGKGTAAAPSGREGLAGTTKNITTDEANANYGLPSTGFAKSVAAEQRQNPAMPTSTQTGTNTTGQGNYKNMTAATTNTADFAQRPHETGNIPRTQQKHHEGFAADPAKTADFDQRAHEARNAGDMKQRDQQGMTFGTGMHADKSSHEREKPGQKATYTAPAGQESEEAFYTMGGGGMHEQLHHKESSQYTHRKSSGGGYGHQRDGHKEYDPELYRYDSATGKYVPRNEAELNAAGEYIEGDSDSAKKQGKKGSDGIIHKIKNVITNKS; encoded by the coding sequence ATGGTTACCTCCAAAATGTCAAAGATTATGATAGAATCTTTGGGAGAAGGCCAAAATGCGGAAGACTATATCAATAACCCTCCTGAAAATCCAAACAAAGTAAAAGGAGAACAAGAACACGAACCAGCTCCTCATCAAGAATATCCCCCAACCCATTTGTACAAAGATCCAAGTACCACATACCCTAAAATGGACGAGAATTCTTATCTACCAGACGACGAAGATATTCACCAAGGTAAGACGGATATCGTTCCAGAGGGATGTCCAGGCGAAAGATTATTTCCAAATTCAGGCAAAGTGGGCATTCCAGGGTGTGGAAAGGGTGAACCAAATGCACAACATTCTAAAATGAATACAAATTTTGACGCAAATGAATTGGTTGAATCCAAAATGAATGAAGAAACATGTCCAATGGGCTATCAAAACACTTCAATTCCCGGGTTTGAAGGCCATCACACCCCAATCCCAGGTGCTGGTAAGCCAAACCCAGAACCTCACAAGAATGAGCCATGGCATTTAATTCCAGAAAATTACCAAGGTCAACAAACTCAAGACAGTGGTACAACTTCTGGAACGGGTGCCGGCATGGCAATGGGCGGCGCTGCTGGCGCTGCTGGTGCTGCCTCAGCTAATACGCTAAAAGGCGGCTTTGGTAAAGGAACAGCAGCTGCCCCAAGTGGTAGAGAAGGATTAGCTGGTACGACGAAGAACATCACAACGGATGAAGCAAATGCTAATTATGGGTTACCATCAACAGGATTTGCAAAATCTGTGGCTGCGGAACAAAGACAAAATCCAGCAATGCCTACATCGACACAGACTGGTACTAATACCACGGGGCAAggaaattacaaaaatatgACGGCAGCTACGACTAATACTGCAGATTTTGCTCAAAGGCCTCATGAGACTGGCAATATTCCACGCACACAACAGAAGCATCACGAAGGCTTTGCAGCAGACCCTGCCAAAACAGCTGATTTTGATCAAAGGGCCCATGAAGCGCGCAATGCAGGTGATATGAAACAAAGAGATCAACAAGGAATGACATTCGGAACAGGTATGCATGCTGATAAGTCATCTCATGAAAGGGAGAAGCCTGGCCAAAAAGCTACATATACTGCTCCAGCAGGTCAAGAGAGTGAGGAGGCTTTCTATACGATGGGCGGTGGTGGAATGCATGAGCAACTCCATCATAAAGAATCCTCCCAGTATACACATAGGAAGAGTAGTGGCGGTGGTTATGGTCATCAACGTGATGGACATAAGGAATATGATCCAGAACTGTACCGTTATGACTCGGCAACCGGGAAGTATGTTCCTAGAAATGAGGCCGAATTGAATGCTGCTGGAGAATACATCGAGGGTGACAGTGATAGCGCTAAAAAACAAGGCAAGAAAGGAAGTGACGGTATTATTCATAAAATTAAGAATGTCATTACCAACAAATCATAA
- the SLZ1 gene encoding Slz1p (similar to Saccharomyces cerevisiae SLZ1 (YNL196C); ancestral locus Anc_2.53): MQQSMLVTNADINSNGKVRSETNKKLKKRHGSKTTKSTGSNAVIDKDKDFRFKDTKKKKKNATNSNANMIDHSVQTVSPFNLQLENLFKGRNQPRLHRFSTTSSTDESTLSFDNEDLFDMTTKSRKLSNETVVSNDSTISNNSMNIKELEHLTSVPRSFSSIYKTGFLKNSDASSIDPLEIPENKITLHDIESSHENKVISIIEDLDNLCLDQTLPITNDEEKQSIWLNVPTCCDFLLSK, from the coding sequence ATGCAACAAAGTATGCTTGTAACCAATGCTGACATTAATTCGAACGGGAAAGTTAGATCTGAAaccaataaaaaattgaaaaagagaCATGGTTCAAAGACTACTAAGAGTACAGGTAGTAACGCTGTTATTGATAAGGATAAAGATTTTAGGTTTAAGGAtaccaagaaaaagaagaagaatgcTACCAATTCGAATGCTAATATGATTGATCATTCTGTTCAGACTGTGTCACCTTTCAATCTCCAActagaaaatttgtttaaGGGTAGAAATCAACCAAGACTTCATCGATTCAGCACGACATCATCTACCGATGAAAGCACACTTTCTTTCGATAATGAAGATCTTTTTGATATGACTACAAAGAGCagaaaactttcaaatgaaactgTTGTTAGTAACGATTCTACAATTAGTaacaattcaatgaatatcAAGGAATTAGAACACTTGACAAGTGTACCTCggtcattttcatcaatatataAGACTGGCTTCCTGAAAAACAGTGATGCTTCTTCCATTGATCCGTTGGAAATtccagaaaataaaattactTTGCATGATATCGAATCATCtcatgaaaataaagtCATATCAATCATAGAGGATTTGGATAATCTCTGCTTAGATCAGACATTACCTATTACAAACGATGAAGAAAAGCAAAGTATTTGGTTGAATGTTCCGACTTGCTGTGACTTTCTATTATCTAAATAA